Sequence from the Rhodococcoides fascians A25f genome:
CCGACGGCGTCGCGGTACTCGGCGAACCGTTGGGAGATCGACACCGCCCCCACCCGTGCGCTGCGCTCGGTGGGCCAGAGGGCGAGTTGGTCGGAGTCGTAGAGGGGCCGGATCTCGGTGACCCACTCGTCGACGGCCTCGGCGGCCCACTCCATGGTGGTCAGGACGGTGCGCCGCCGCGGTGGCCCGCCGGAGAGGGCTTTGCCGTGTCGCACCGACAGCGCCCCGTAGCGGCCGAACTCTGCGGCCGCCGGGTTGGCGGTCCAGTCGACGATGTCGAGCATCGAGGCCTCCCGGCGGCGCAGGCCCCAGGCGTAGATCACCTTGAACAACGTCGCGTCGCGATAGCTCGCCAACCATCCCTTGCGGCCGGAGGCACCGACCCGGCTCACCCGGGTGTCGCAATAGTCGAAGAACGCCTGCAACTCGTCGCGGGTCAGCGGCCGATTCCCCGGCCGCCCTTCGTAGTCGCTGCGGTGCACGACCATGTTCCACTCGTGGAAGATCTGCACCGGGTGCACCCCAAAGTGCCGCTCACAGACCTCGTGCCACCGGTAGCGGACGTCGGAGATGTAGCTGCAGAACAGCGATGCCGCCATCTGATACAGCCGCACCGTCGAATGCGCGGACCCCGACTCCACCAGATGCGTCGTCCACTCCTCGACGTCCGCCGACGACCACCGCCACGGGTAGTCGTTGGTGAAGACCACCAACCGGCGCACGATCTGTGTCCGCCGCTCGATGGTCAGGTTCGCGAGCATCCGCGAGCGCTGCTGTTGCTCCCAACCTTCGATCATCGCCGCGAGCACGGTCTCCTCGGGCGCGAGCA
This genomic interval carries:
- a CDS encoding tyrosine-type recombinase/integrase, which gives rise to MSAKDTVGSGASRAEGSADHLMRDGLSLLAPEETVLAAMIEGWEQQQRSRMLANLTIERRTQIVRRLVVFTNDYPWRWSSADVEEWTTHLVESGSAHSTVRLYQMAASLFCSYISDVRYRWHEVCERHFGVHPVQIFHEWNMVVHRSDYEGRPGNRPLTRDELQAFFDYCDTRVSRVGASGRKGWLASYRDATLFKVIYAWGLRRREASMLDIVDWTANPAAAEFGRYGALSVRHGKALSGGPPRRRTVLTTMEWAAEAVDEWVTEIRPLYDSDQLALWPTERSARVGAVSISQRFAEYRDAVGLEKHLGPHCLRHSYATHLLEDGFDHLFVQQQLGHSWGSTTAIYTSVGTDYKNNALRRALSRAFTTASTDGEN